The sequence below is a genomic window from Selenomonas ruminantium subsp. lactilytica TAM6421.
ATGAGCTTACCAGCGAATGTTCTTGATGCTTGGGCAGAGAGCGGAGCAGAAGATGGACAATTACCTCTTCATAAGCGTACAGAAACGAATTATTGGCCGACATATACTTTGTCAAATGGGGTGGCACTTTCACTTTATCCTTTTACAGTGCAAGCCTTAAAGCATTTAGTTGCTGGGATGCCGGAAGGGCAGAGGACTCCACGCTATTTTCTTACGGATATCTTGCGTACAACAGTACAGTGTGTATTGCAAGGTGAATCAAAGGCTTTTCCACCTGTATATACTGGCACAGCACCCAATTTGCAGTGGCGCAGTGCTAAGGAACGCATACATATTATTCAACAATGCGAAGAGGGAGAACAGGATCGGCTGAATCGATTTATATGTATTTGGGGCGACGGCACAGCAAGTCAGACAGAAAGCCATGGAGTTGCCATCTTGGCTGGCATCCCCATGCCTATTTATCAGGAATTGGGATTTCCAGTACTACGCGGCCTGGAAGATGTTACGACTATCGATACTACAATTGATACAAATCCACCTGAAACTTTGCTAGAGTTACAACAAGAGGTGGATAAGAATACCCTTTTAGCTAATAGTAAAACGCCTGATGAGATCGCATATGAGAATTATGAGAAGCAGCGTCTTAATTTGGAACAATGGCTTAGTGGTGGACAGTTGAGCGATGATCGAAACCTTATTCGTAACGATTTGAGTGACTTTCTGTGTAGTACAATTAATTGGCAGGAGGAAGGGGTTTCATTCGATAATCTCAATAAGATTGTTGGTGAAAAGTCTGGTGCTCCGAATCAGTTAATTTATATTGAACGTTGCAGTCGGGGGAAGGGCTTCTATGAATTGCCTGCTAAACTGCCTACTTACCAAATAATAAACTGTTTGTTGCAATGGCGTTATCTAGGACGACGTTCTTGGTCATTTGAAGGGGCCGAGGAATCCTTTTATGCAGCTAGTATGTGGCTTTATACTATCAAGGCTGGGGTAGTGCAGGCAGTAAAAAATAGTTCACCACAAATTGGAGGCGTGAATGCTTATGCGGCTTGTGCGATTAGCGTAGCCGTTTGTTGCCGCATGTTGGCTGGTGGTGATGCTAATCCTGAAACTTTGGCAGAGCATCTTTGGGCGGATAATATTGTGTTACCACAATCTGGCAGCGGGCATTGTCGTGCGTGGCAGGGATTGCTCTCGTATTTGAAGCGCCCCGAGACAGAAGATGCTTTGAAAATCGCACATGATTACTTCAATATTGTGCAGAGCCGTAAGCCATCCACTAAGACTTTCTTGAACTTAGACGCATTACAGAAATGTTTGGATTACTTGGCACCGCATGGCTATTTATTAGAGGAAGCTGGACAACTGGCCAAGGAAGAAGTCATTGGGGCCCGTAGAAAACCGATGGTTCCTGCTGCTCATCTGGCTGAAACGCTACCAAAAGTAATTAGGGAAGAGCAAAATTTCCTGCGGGAAAAACTCAGTCCTGTTTTTGAGGCATTTGATTTGAACGAGGCGGATTTAGAGTATTTCGAGGCAGGGGTATTGGAAGACTTTTCTATTCGCTTGGATGAATGTAATCAGGCCTTGATTCAGGCGAATAAACAGAACTGCTTCTCTAAGATCACCAAAGAAAAGCGAAAAAAAGTGAAAGAAAATGCTGAGAGCATAACTTCAGCCCTGCGTCAGGTGGTAAAAGCTATTGCGGAGGCACCACTGCAAGAGAGCTTGCCGCAGTTGGCAAGAGCACCATTGGCAGATGTGCAACCATTAATAGAACTGGTCGACCTTGTTAAGGATGGTCTAAAAAGAGCGGCTGCAGCTATGCCTGGTGAGCCACCAGCACCGGTAGGGTATGTGAGTCCATTGCTTAAGGATAAGGAAAAAGTGTTGAAGGAGGTAGAGGACGCTTTGACGGATATTGACGCGCTGGAGGAGGCATTGACGCTATGATTACGGAGGCTTTGCAGAAGACGGCTGAACTGGCTGGGCGTTGGGCAGAAGCAGATGCAGACAAGGACAAACTAGAGGATCGGAAAAGGCGTGAGCAGTTTGTAGCAGCTGGCTTTGAATGCATTTTGCAGCAAATACGCATTTTGCGCCTGCGTCAGAAATTACTACCTTTGCATTTGGAATGTCTTGATGCGCAATTATTACAGGACGTACGCGAAGTGTTGAAGGTTGGGAAGGTGGCCTATCAGAGACAACAAGTCGGAGCAAAAAACACTTTGGGAACTGACTTAAAGAGATTCAACAAAAAATTCTCTGAAGAAATTAAGCATCATGCAGAGTGGTTCAGTCAAGATTCTAAGGTTATAGAAACACAGCAAGCATTGGAGGTAACGAACAATCTTTGCCCAGGGGCGGTGCCTTCAAAGCTCCGATCGCGACTCATATTTGCCAGACGTGAAAACGCTACGTTAAATGAATTACAAGATAATCTAGAGGCTCAAAAAGAAGCGGAATTGTGTTTGAAGAACTCACCTTTGGAAGCGTGGCAACGTCAGCTCTTGCAACGTATTACTGTGGGTCAGGCTACGCTTCTTAATATAACGCCGGAAGAACTGTCCTGGCTGCAAAGTAGCGATTTTGCGAAACGCGTTAAGCTACGCTACGAGTTTTAGGTTGTATATGGAGGGAAAACTGCATGTCAGAGCAACCAAGAGAACAATATTTAGATTTGGTACGGCGCGAGTTGCTGGGACCCGGGGCGGAACCGTCTTTGTTGGACGCAGAGACAGATGTTGCACATGAGCGATTGGCGGCTAATCCAAACAGGCTTTATTTGTTAGGAATTCTATATCCGCAAGATGCTAGGAAAAATACGGATGCCCCAGTGAAGAACGGCAGTAGAGAAGATGCCGAAAATTACATGGTAGATGATGTAGACGCTGAACGGGATCTTACTGATGTTAGTGAGGATGCTCTGCTTGAAGTTACAACTGTTTCAAAGAATAGCGGTAGTGATGATGAAACAGATGATGAAACAGATGATGGGCTAGATGAAGCATTTACTATGACTGCACAATTTTTACCCGCTTCTATGGGGTTGCTTTGTCTGACAGAAGGCAGCCCGGATGGGGCACAAGTAAATATTTCTTTCGGTACATATCGTCGTGCCAAGGAAGAACTAGGAGAGTTCTGGGTTCCTTATCAGAAGCCGACAGGATTTGATATACCGGGAGAGTATGAGCCATTTTTGCATTATGACAAGATTAAGGAGCGCTTGTACTTAGTCCAGGAGTTTTCTAAAGGTCTAAATAGAGATTTCCGTAATCAACATAAGAATCCAAAACCGGAACTACGGGAATTTATGTGGAAAGTCAGTCGTTTAGCTATTTTTTCACGTGAAGGTCGTGTACGTATACCGAATGATTTTAGGCTGCGCCTTAATTTCGATGGGCAGGGACATTTTGAAGAAGATTTACATGGTGAGGGCGGTAAAGCCAGACTGATAGCTCGAAAACGGGAGATTACAGCAGGTCGTTTTTCCTTGACTCTTATGTTGGTGAATCTTTGTCATGATGAAAAGGGGCAGGCCGAAAACTGCCTTTACCAGGCTGAAATAAAAATGGAAGCCAGCGAAGAGGATGGCTTTCATTTTACTGACACACGTTTTTCTGAGCCAGATTTGAGCGATACGGAAGAAGATAGTTTACGTCTGCTCTATCATGGCAAGCAAAACTATGCTACGGGGCTTGGTACTGCAGCTGCTTGGAAAATGGATGATGAAGGATATGGCTATGTCCGCACTGATTTTTTCCCTATAGCGGAGACGCCACAGATGGATTGGGGCAGTGAGGAACGCTCTATGAAGGACCTTTCAAGTTTATCGTCCATCTCACGCGAGAAAAAACTTGAAAGTCTGCAGAAGCTCGTATCTGCCTATGAAAGATGGATAAGTAGTCTGGAGAACAAGGCAGAGCAGTTTACAGATATACGTTTTAAGCAAGCTGCTGCTAGAAATATAGGGCTATGCCGCAAGGCGGCTCAACGTATGGCGTCAGGAATAGAAGTTTTGCGGGAAAATGATCTAGCCTTTGAGGCTTTTGAGCTTGCCAATCGTGCCATGTTTATGCAGCGTGTCCAGTTACGTATGCAAGGAGATCGTACTTGCCAAACACTAGAAGAACGTTGGCCAAGTGATAAAAAGACAGCAGCGTGGCTTCAAAATGTCGATTATGAAGCAGAGCCTGATGAGAAGGATGGATGGCGTGCTTATTGGCGCCCCTTCCAGATTGCGTTTATTCTTATGGTTATACCTGATGCTGTTGATGATCATGCACTTGGAAGAGAGTTTGCAGACCTTATCTGGTTCCCCACTGGTGGTGGTAAGACAGAAGCTTATTTAGGTCTTACAGCGTTTACTATCTGCTATAGACGCCTAGCACATACGGAGGCGCAGAGTGGCGGTACGACTATAATTATGCGTTATACGTTGCGACTCTTGACAGCACAGCAGTTCAATCGAGCCTCTACGCTTATTTGTGCTTTGGAGTTAATGCGTCGTGAAGGCATAGCAAAACTTGGTAATGAGTCTATTACAATAGGTTTATGGGTTGGACAAGCTACGCCTAAGAAATGCATCAAGGGTTCGTGGGAAGATCCCAGTGCGGATATGCTTTTGAAAAAAATTAAAGATTATAGCGTGAATGTTGGTAATATCGAGGAACGTAAGGAACGGTATAATCGCTTCCAGGTCTTGAAATGTCCATGGTGTGGTACCAAGTTAGAGCGCGGTGTCGTGAGTAGTCATGGATCAAAAAAATTGGAAGGGGTCTGGGGCTATGGTTTAGACCAGGAAAACCATTTCCATTTCTTTTGTCCGCAAAGAAAATGTCCATTTAATGATGAGTATTTCTTGCCTATTCAGGTCATAGACGAAGAAATATACAGAAATCCGCCAACACTGTTGTTTGCTACGGTTGATAAATTTGCTCAGATGCCATGGCAGAGTGATAAGGTGGGTAAGATCTTCGGTGCTGATAAGAAAGAACGTCGTGCTCCGGAACTCATTATCCAAGACGAGCTCCACCTTATTTCAGGTGCATTGGGAACAATGGTCGGACTTTACGAAGTGGCTTTGGATGCAGCTTGCCAGCATAAAGGTATCAAACCAAAGATAATTGCTTCTACGGCCACTATTCGGCGTGCTACAGAGCAATGCGCAGCACTCTATGAGCGTCAGGCTTTTCAGTTCCCCCCACCGGGCCTTGAGTCTGGTGACTCTTTCTTTGCTAGGGAAAAGGTGGTAAGTAAGAAAAATCCAGGGCGTAAATATGTCGGCTTAATGCCTTCTGGAAAGACCAAGACTGTATCCGAAATACGTGTATTGGCCGTTCTTTTAGAAATGGTCAAGGCTATGCCGGGCTTAAGCGATGAGGAGATGGATAAGCTTTGGACATTAACAGCATATTTTAACAGTTTGCGTGAACTCGGTAGAGCAGATACGCTGGTGATGGATGAAGTGCGTGATGCTATGCACCGTATTTCTTTCCGTTTGGATATACCATGTCGTAGTGTATATGGTGCAAAGGAATTAACAAGTCGCGTGACAGCTATTGAACTGAATCAGACGTTGGATGCTCTGGAACACTTAACTTATTCCCAGGTTAATAGGGAACAAAAACGTTATGCTGTCAATGTACTTTTGGCTACTAATATGATTTCTGTGGGGCTTGATGTAGCTAGATTGAACTTAATGTTGGTGGTAGGTCAGCCTAAGTTGACAAGTGAATATATCCAATCTACTAGCCGTATCGGTAGACAGAGTCCCGGCGTTGCGTTAGTATTATATCGTCCGACAAATAGCCGTGATCGTTCATATTATGAGCATTTTCAGTATTTCCACCAGACATTCTATAGCCAGGTAGAACCTAGTGTAGTAACACCGTTCTCTCGGCCGGCGTTATCTAGAGGGCTTCATGCTGTGTTAGTGTCTATGATGAGGTTGGGGAAACATACATATGAAATTTTTGCTAAGGATGATTCTGCAATAAAGTTTGATCTTCAGAATGAGGCCATAAGGGAACAGGCCGAATGGAGTAAGAATTTCTTGGTGCGTCGTCAGCGTCGTGCCTATGAGCTAGCTCCAGGCCTTATGTCTGCTGAGGAGATGGATACTGATCTACAAGATTTGGAACAATTGATTGATGGCTTTTTCCAAGCGTGGGACGAAGAAGCAACTTATGCTAGTAAGGACGCGGTAAAGCTTTGTTTCGGGCACAGTTTCCTTTTCCGTTGGCCATCAGATGGCGAACGGATTTTACTGGCTACGCGTCAAAGGGTTCTTACACTGGCAGAAATGAATCAAGAAAAGAGTGAACAAGCAGGACCAGCGATAGAAACCATGTCTTCCCTACGTAGTGTAGATGATGAATTGAAAGGTTCGCTGATTACTTTCCAAGAAAGGGTTGAAGGCGAGGGGACAAAATCATGAATAAGTTTAAATTTGATACGCTGCATTTGCCATCCTCCCATAAGGTCAGGTTGGCACAGGCTATTTTACAGTATGCTCCTGGTGCTATGGTAGATTTTTCGGATAGAACTTTATTGACTGCAGCACCATATACATGGCATAGCAGTATCGGAACAGACGAGAATATACGCCCTATCAGTGACCCTCGTTTTGCCCGTGCATTACATGTAGATGGTTTTGAGGCACCAACGCAAATCAATTATGTGCAATTTCCAGAATGGTATTTTTGCCCTGTTTGCCGCCGTTTTCAACCACTTACATCTTGGCAGGCTGAGGCCGAACGTAAGGCTAAAGGTGGAGATAATCCATACAGACAAATGCGTAACAGGGCAGCCATCAAACGAAGCTGGCAGCAAGATAATCAGGAACGTAAAGCATTTCTGCCACGTTGTAGTAACCATGACTGCCATAATAGCGAGCTTATTCCGGCTCGCATTGTGGTAGCTTGTAAACACGGACATTTGGATGATTTTCCCTGGGTCAAATGGGTGCACTACCGTAACATTGGGGGCGCTAAGGAGCCATGTTGCGAGTCGCCGGTATTGCTCTTTGAATCCGGTGGTGGTACAGAGACAGGTGAAGATATACGCATTACTTGTACTAAGTGTCATGCGGTCGCCACACTGAAAGGCGTTTTTACTGCTGATGCTTTTCAGAAGGTAAACGAAGATTTGGGCCGTGAGATATTCTACTGCAGCGGACGTTTGCCGGATTTTGGTAGTCATTCAGAATGTAATCAGATGCCGAGAGCGTTATTGCGCGGCGCGACGTCTGTGCATTTCCCTATGGTGCGTAGTTCTATGGTTATTCCGTCACAAATTAGTAGTCCGGAAATTGATATTGATGATCTTGCATACCGTTGGGAGGAATATCAAGCTCTATGTAATGAACAATATGGCAAGCCGGGAGATGAATTTACTCGCGTAGATTCAGGTCCTTTATCAGATTATGAGAGATTCGGTAGTTTACATTTACAACAGGTCGAATTATTGGATCAGGTACGAATTGTAAGGGCTTTTTTAGGATATTCCCGGTTACGGCCTGCGGCTCGTCGTGATGATGAAGGCTTTATCCATGCCCGTTTACCACAGGATAAAGCATACCCGGCCTATGAAGGATTTGGTGAAGGCATCTTTCTGCGCTTTGATGAGGAGGCTATCAAAGAATGGCTGGAATTAACACCGAGGGCGGCTAAACGTGCTTGGCTAGTGGAACAAAATAGACAGAAAGGTTTTTTGGCTGGCGAAAGCCATGCTCCGATTACACCTAAGTTCTTGCTTTTGCATACACTGGCACATCTACTTATTAAAGAGCTTAGCTTTGAGTGTGGTTACAACATAGCTGGACTAAATGAACGTATTTATTGCGCTGATCGTGAAGTGAATAATACTGACTTCGATATGGCGGGGATCTTCATATACGCAGCCGGTGGTGATGCAGAAGGTACTTTAGGTGGACTAATAAGGCAAGGACGTGCTGATACCTTACCTCAGATTTTCCAACGTGCATTAGCAAAAGCACGCTCATGCTCCAATGATCCGATGTGTAGTGGAAGCCATGGTCAGGGGCAGGATGGACAGAATCTAGCCTCATGCTATGCTTGTGCCTTGTTACCAGAAACAAGTTGTGAGGAATTTAATTTGTTTCTTGATCGTGGAGTTGTTGTAGGCACGTTTGATGAGCCGGATATTGGTTTTTACAGTAATGTAGCAGCTACAAGAGCTCAACACGCTCGTAGTAATATGGCAAAGGAACAAGTTACTGAGTGTGTGAATGTCGAGGAAAAGTCTGCTACAAAAGGCTGGGAGGCTAAGCGCGAGGAACTACTGGAAGATGAAGCTATAGAGGCCTCGAAGCTTATGGAAAATGCAGGAGTTCCCGTACCAGATATAATTGGTGCTGAGTTACTTAATGGTCGTTGCAATGTAGAGATGATTTGGCAGAAACAGAAAATAGTGTATTTGACCTCAGAGCAAATGGATCAGGCACCGGAGCTGCTTAAGGAAGGCTGGCAGATTCTTGATTTAAGACAGCCAGTGGATGCAGGCATATTTGAGTAATAAGAGCATGCACATGGAAGGAAGTGCTGAGGAATGTTTTACGGTCACCCCAATATTGTATATCCGCTCAGGGTAGATAAATTGTTGGAAGATTTGCCATCTCAGAAAATGCAAAAGAAGTTTTGGGAGACAATGGAGCAGTTTACGAAGCAACCAGGCGACCATGGCTTGAATTTTGAGGCACTGCATGGGCAAAATCTGTTCTCCATTAGGATTCAAGGCAAATATAGAGTTATTTTGTACCGAGACCCAAAGGATAACAATACCTATATGCCGGTCTATGCCGGCAATCATGATGAATCCTATGCTTGGTCTACATTCCATTGTGTTGTAGACCCGAAAACTAGTGCTATCGTCTATCATGTGGTCAAAAAAGAGAATGAAGCAACTTTGCCACAGCCTTCGGGCAATGATATATTCTGTAACGTCAAAGACGAGGATATGCATGTTCTGGGCGTCCCGGACTATGTAATTTCTGAGGTCAGGAAATTTACGCGACTGGAAGATTTCTATGGTATGAAGAATGAAATTTCCGAGGCTTTGTATGACATCCTAGACTTTCTGTTGGAAGGTTGCACTGTGGATGAAGTCAAGGATATGCTGGGAATTACGGACTGCGCTGCTGATAAGGATACTACTATTTTACAGGCTGCTCAGACGGCCGCTAATCAACAGCATTATAAGGTCGTTACCAATAATGCTGAATTGCATGAAGCTATGGAAGCCTCATTGGAAAAATGGCGAGTCTTTCTGCACCCGACTCAACGCAAAGCTGTGGAACGTAATTATAATGGTTCGGCCCGTGTAGTAGGCGTAGCTGGTACGGGCAAGACTGTTGTGGCTATGCACAGAGCTAAATTCTTGGCTACACAGATGCAGAAGGGTGAGAAATTACTTTTTACAACTTATACCAAAAATCTGGCCATTGATATCGAGAATAATCTGAGAAAAATTTGCTCAGAGGAGGAGATGTCGCACATCGAGGTCAAAAATCTAGATGGTTGGGCCGCTAGTTATCTTGGTAAGCGCAAAATCATGATGCATGTTTCTGGGCAGGAACATCTCGATAAGGTGTGGCGCAAAGCGATAGATAAGGTTCTCAGGCGTGGCGAGAACGTGCCTTTTCCTGAGCCAGAATTCTATCGAGAGGAATGGCGCCAGGTCGTGATGGCCCTGAAGGCTACATCTCCTGATGAGGCAAGAAAGGAATATGTCCTGAGGGCTAAGAGAGATGGGCGCAAATATCGTCTAGATAGGAAAAAGCGTCTCGAAGTCTGGGCAGTTATGGATGAATACAGACAAATGACGCGCAAAGAGAAAATGTTCGATTATGATGCTATTCGCTATGAATGCCGCAGATATGTTAGTGAAGAAGAACAACCGCTGTATAAACATATTATCGTGGACGAAGGACAGGACTTCAGCATGTGCGGCTACAGGCTCCTACGAACCCTGGCTGGAAAAGAGCACCCTAATGACATCTTCATTGTTGGTGATGCTCATCAGCGCATCTATGATAATCGACCTATTCTTTCTCATTGCGGTATCTATATAAAAGGGAATAGCACAATCCTGCGGGTAAATTACCGTACGACGGAGGAAATCCATACGCGAGCTCTGGGACTGTTGCATGGATTCAGCTTTGACGAGATGGATAACAATGCTGAATTGAGCAGCGAACTGCTGGATGAACGTACGGCATCTCTGACACATGGCAATCAACCGGTGTTGCGCAAATGTAACGACATTGAGCAGGAGCATGGTTTCATCATCAAAGAAGTAGGCAGACTGACCAGTGGAATTGTAGATAGTAAAGATATTTGCGTCGTGGCGCGAGGCAAGGATCAACTGCGAAAGCTCAAGAGAAGTTTGCAGAAGGCAGCTGTATCATGTTATGAATTGGATGCTAATGGTGACGATGGTGACGGCAGAAAACAGTCAGGCATAAGGCTGGCGACTATGCACCGCGTAAAGGGCCTGGAATTCGAATATATGTTCTTAATAGATCTAAATCATGGCTTGGTTCCGTTGGCAAAACGCTTAAAAGACGCGGAGAATGAGCAGGAAGCGCTGAAAGCGGAAAAGTGTTTGCTATATGTGGCTATGACCAGAGCACGGAAAGGTGTGTATCTGCTCAGTTCTGATGTGCCGTCGCCTTTTATTGTTGAGTGAGTTGTACGCGTCTTAAGCCTATTATAGCAGTTTGAATCGTATTTCCCTCGTAGGCGCTTTTTGTGTAGATAATTGCTTGATACTTAGAATCTTCAATTACCATCAAAAAAGAAGGTGCTAAATACTTTGCATTTGTAGCACCTTCTTTTCAACATCTGGTCCTATGTCAAGATTTAGTACAACATAAAATGAGAAATTTTAATTATTTTCAACTTACCAATCGTGATTCTCTAGCAACGCTCGCCTTGTAAAGTTTTTCGAAGTCATCTGGCGAAAGATATCCACAATGGCTGTAAATCCGCTTTGTGTTGTAAAATGCTTCAATATACTCAAAAATTAGGCCGTGAGCATGATTAAAATCCCGGATTCTAAAGCGGTTCAGCCATTCACGCTTTATCAATGCGTGAAATGACTCGATACAGGCATTATCCCATGGATAAGCTTTCTTGGAATAGCTCCGCTGCATTCGTGCGGTGGCCTTCTTATATTCTTTAGCTACGTATTGGCTGCCTCGGTCTGAGTGGATAATCAGTGGTAAATCGAGGTTGCGGCGTAATTTCGCTTTTTGAATTGTTTCCGTTACGCAGCTTACTTCTAAGCTGTCAGAAAGCGTCCATGCGATGATTTTGCGAGAGTACAAGTCCATAATGCTGGTCAAGTATACAAATCCGTCAATTGTCCATACATAAGTGATGTCTGAACACCAAACCGCATTAGGCCGTTCCAGATTAAATTGTTCATCCAAGATGTTCTGCAGACTGTCACTGAAGTCTGGATCAACGGTAGTTGGAACCCAGGGCTTAACCTATTGAGCACGAAGCCCCATCTGGCGCATATACTGACCTACAGTCCTTTCAGAGATGATTTCTCCGGCTTTACGCAGTTCTGATGTGATTTTAGATGCACCATAATTTTGATGAGACTCATCGTAGATTCGCTGGATTTGTTCTTTTACTTCCTGTCGCCTTATTGATGTGTCTGATGGCAGACGATGGCGCCAAGCGTTATAGCCCGAGCGTGAAACGCCAAGTTTTCGCAGCATTCCGGAGACGGAAATAGGGCGTCCTTCTTCTTTTGCAATTTCCGCCTGTTCAGAGACCTGAAGATAAATGGCCTCTGTTATTTTCCCAGAATGCTGATGGCTTTTTTTAACACGTCAAGTGCGTCTTTCGTATCGCGCAATTCACGGCGTAATCTGGCAATTTCTTTCTGTTCATCGGATTCGTAGTTGCCGGAACCTCTTACAACGATATCGCCGGAGTCACGAAGTTCTTTGCGCCACTTGGTCAAAGTGCTGTAACCGATGCCAAGGTTATTGGCACAGCCACGCAAGCCAAGCTCCTTATGATCTTCGTAATATTGAATTGCGTCAAGTTTAAACTGTTTGTCATGTTGTTTAGCCATTCTGAAATCCTCCTCAAGATAGGTACATATATTGTACCATGTCATGAACTTATTTAGGATTTCTCATTTTGACTTGTACTATTTATATTCTAACTCCACCTGTCACTTAAAAGGGGGCTGATCAGTCATTTTGACTGGTCAGCCCTTTGCTGTTCGTGATATACTATATGTAAAGCTTTTTGTGCGATATAAAGATATGATTGTGAGACTAACTTACACTACAGTTGTTGACCGGTCAATGGTTATCTGTCGAGTTACAGATTGAAAAGAGTTGGCCATGACAGATACAACGCTATAGAAAATTGAAGAAGCATGAGGATTTGATGATTATGAATCAGGAAAGCATGGAATTTGTAGTCTACATGATTCACGCTTGTGCCAACAAGTGGAACATGTCTCCTAAGCAGGTATACCATAAATTGCAGGAGACTGGCTGTATTGATGAATACTTAGTACCTAATTATGATATTCTCCACACGCAAGGGAGCGGCTATTTGGTAGATGACATTAGAGAATACTTACGGATTAGAGGTGTGGTGGTATGATGGTCTATCACGGCTCGACAGAGATAATCAAAAAGCCGGATGTCTTGCATTCGTATCGGCTTCTTGATTTCGGCCAGGGGTTTTATGTGACTACAGTTAAGGAACAGGCTATGCGATGGGCAAGGCGTAAGGCTGGCTTGCAAAAGGATAAGTCCGGTATTGTGAATTGTTATCAGATGACTGAAGACACTGACGACTTGCGTCA
It includes:
- a CDS encoding transposase translates to MAKQHDKQFKLDAIQYYEDHKELGLRGCANNLGIGYSTLTKWRKELRDSGDIVVRGSGNYESDEQKEIARLRRELRDTKDALDVLKKAISILGK
- a CDS encoding DUF3791 domain-containing protein — its product is MEFVVYMIHACANKWNMSPKQVYHKLQETGCIDEYLVPNYDILHTQGSGYLVDDIREYLRIRGVVV